From a single Daphnia pulex isolate KAP4 chromosome 2, ASM2113471v1 genomic region:
- the LOC124202046 gene encoding diacylglycerol lipase-alpha-like isoform X1, which translates to MPGIIVFQRRWGVGSDDLVVPGISLTLLHAIWLIVVAVTLGLDNGSVGHVRNTGNISSSSSETSDTIGVRFSNESFLLSLANQSNAEDDAWSSSASGDGGHGGDDEEVVVVAELHALQEDHACESVLRLLLIIKTALLGVSLLLEIFMARLALRGTMWDVHPRRFMEYVLYSRLLVLVAEMVWSSFSIVWLHGSYITCPAGMEKEVLLGSVICDLCVALSVLITIWCTFDRAGRSWVKMTRFQRSMKEGETKYHYKRSGNHRPNWRQRKVMRTYQDTWNHRCKILFCCMGRSDQYQDSFSEIARLLTDFFRDLDLVPTDIVAGLVLLRKQQKKLQETLVTQDQNDIYEFLSGVAVTSRTRFLSLHEPDQLEAFQLTEHYMKFALAAYGWPMYLLGHSKTGLCRLVSNIRCCCCCGSGSTGSSESGETLPVIVGDTCSGCHLAALKQSIGRVDHEVIFASFHVDVAETPFFVAIDYDHQSVVVSIRGTISMKDVITDLHAEAEPIPLQLTREDWFGHKGMVQTATYIRNKLEKENLLGKAFAHNPERGTPDFRLVLVGHSLGAGTAAILALLLRHEYPHVHCYAYSPPGGLLSLPAAEFTKEFVTSIVVGKDVVPRLGLHQLETLRSSLMTAINKSTNPKWKILGSSMLCCGRRNKDASVKISNSPVVSIEEGGGGGSKDVPSTTAVLTKHPSDTNISLSTHQPLYPPGRIIHIVRQHPKASDRSERSSGCPATTKDDQPDPIYQALWADTIDFNEVLISPVMVHDHMPDTVLSAINKVLSCHGPSKPQRVTSEPLLKDDQADYQPGLIVDGSLLTAASFTPSPVMMPQHSFLENNSLTSIDRSPTIGQRSPDAKETPYSSSVPANSCYMLQPPSWMNPQVRRATTSNLPAMSAAGWNFNPLQHYPVDGEDLVSEYSNRLVAPIATPETLSGESANGSVSSLAKRAHKFLRRDRAASVTKRKDLPKQYSGSSSSVYEMTESSSVYCASPLSSAKTTSGQTRATRAQLKREIMRLYQRAAADVDKIEQTPSAEQDPSSTSSHTSRTTSSSSQSQPSRLFPVLEPASPVFGGGNGSNSDSHSGYALSPVASRPATANGATDRRLSPSSRPNLPPCNTSF; encoded by the exons TGGTCGTTGTCGCTGAGCTGCACGCACTGCAAGAAGATCACGCCTGCGAAAGTGTTCTACGACTCTTGCTCATCATCAAAACGGCCCTTTTGGGCGTTTCGCTCCTGCTGGAAATTTTCATGGCCCGACTAGCGTTACGCGGAACCATGTGGGACGTCCATCCACGCCGCTTTATGGAGTACGTGCTCTACAGTCGATTAC tgGTTTTAGTGGCCGAAATGGTTTGGTCGTCGTTTAGCATCGTGTGGCTCCACGGCTCTTACATCACGTGTCCGGCaggaatggaaaaagaagttcTCTTAG GTTCGGTTATTTGCGATTTGTGCGTGGCGTTGAGCGTGCTCATCACCATTTGGTGCACGTTTGACCGGGCCGGACGCTCTTGGGTCAAGATGACGCGCTTCCAGCGGAGCATGAAAGAAGGCGAGACGAAATACCACTACAAACGATCGGGAAATCACAGACCCAACTGGAGACAGAG GAAAGTGATGAGGACTTACCAGGACACGTGGAATCATCGATGCAAGATCCTCTTCTGCTGCATGGGTCGTTCTGATCAATACCAG GACTCCTTTTCGGAAATCGCCCGACTGCTGACGGATTTCTTCCGGGACCTGGATCTCGTGCCGACTGACATTGTAGCCGGTCTGGTTTTACTCAGGAAACAACAGAAGAAGTTACAAGAGACACTCGTTACCCag GACCAGAACGACATTTACGAGTTCTTGTCGGGAGTGGCCGTCACTTCACGGACACGCTTCCTTTCCTTGCACGAACCCGACCAACTGGAAGCTTTCCAATTGACGGAACATTATATGAAATTCGCCCTGGCTGCTTATGGCTGGCCCATGTACCTGCTAGGCCATTCCAAGACGGGATTGTGCCGCCTGGTATCTAACATTAG gtgttgctgctgttgtggaAGTGGTTCGACAGGCTCGTCGGAGAGTGGCGAAACTCTACCCGTCATTGTGGGAGACACGTGCAGTGGTTGTCACCTGGCAGCGCTGAAACAATCCATCGGCCGCGTTGATCACGAAGTCATTTTCGCTTCCTTCCACGTCGACGTAGCGGAAACGCCTTTTTTCGTCGCCATTGACTACGACCACCAGAGCGTCGTGGTCAGCATTCGAGGCACCATCAGCATGAAG GACGTGATAACGGATCTTCACGCCGAAGCGGAACCCATTCCTCTCCAGTTAACACGAGAAGACTGGTTTGGACACAAG gGTATGGTGCAAACCGCCACATACATTCGCAACAAGTTGGAGAAGGAGAATTTGCTAGGAAAAGCGTTTGCTCACAATCCGGAAAGAGGCACGCCGGATTTTCGTCTGGTTCTAGTCGGTCACTCTTTAGGCGCTGGAACGGCAGCTATTTTGGCTTTGCTACTCCGCCACGAGTATCCCCATGTTCACTGCTACGCCTATTCACCACCCGGCGGACTATTAAG TTTACCGGCAGCTGAATTCACAAAAGAGTTTGTGACATCCATCGTCGTTGGCAAAGATGTCGTCCCTCGGCTGGGTCTCCATCAGCTGGAAACTTTGAGGTCCAGTCTGATGACGGCAATCAACAAGAGCACGAATCCGAAATGGAAAATTCTGGGTTCCAGCATGCTGTGCTGCGGACGGCGGAATAAAGATGCCTCTGTCAAAATTTCCAACAGTCCAGTCGTTTCGATCGAAGAaggaggcggcggcggttCAAAAGACGTGCCTTCCACAACAGCCGTCCTAACGAAACATCCATCCGATACTAATATCTCCCTGTCGACTCATCAGCCACTGTATCCGCCCGGCCGCATCATTCACATCGTTAGGCAACATCCAAAAGCATCCGACAG ATCGGAACGAAGCTCCGGTTGTCCAGCGACGACCAAAGATGACCAGCCGGATCCTATTTACCAGGCTTTGTGGGCCGACACTATCGATTTCAACGAGGTACTCATCTCTCCCGTCATGGTCCACGATCACATGCCCGACACCGTCCTCAGCGCCATCAACAAG GTTCTCTCGTGTCATGGGCCGTCCAAACCTCAACGAGTCACGTCGGAACCTCTATTGAAGGATGACCAAGCCGATTACCAACCGGGCCTGATCGTCGACGGTTCTCTTCTGACGGCAGCCAGCTTTACTCCGTCGCCAGTGATGATGCCGCAGCATtcctttttggaaaacaaTAGCTTGACGTCGATCGACCGGAGTCCCACCATTGGCCAGCGATCGCCCGACGCCAAAGAAACGCCTTACTCCAGTAGCGTTCCTGCCAATTCTTGCTACATGTTGCAACCGCCTTCGTGGATGAATCCGCAAGTCCGGCGAGCCACAACTAGTAACTTACCGGCCATGTCAGCAGCCGGCTGGAACTTTAATCCTCTTCAACACTATCCAGTCGATGGCGAGGACCTGGTTTCAGAGTACAGTAATCGATTAGTGGCGCCAATCGCCACTCCCGAGACACTCTCCGGAGAATCCGCCAACGGGTCCGTCTCCAGTCTTGCCAAGAGGGCGCACAAATTCCTGAGGAGAGATAGAGCTGCATCTGTTACCAAGAGAAAGGATTTACCAAAACAGTACAGTGGAAGTAGTTCAAGTGTGTACGAAATGACCGAGTCAAGCAGCGTCTATTGTGCATCTCCGTTGAGCAGCGCCAAAACGACCAGTGGACAGACGCGGGCCACAAGGGCGCAGTTGAAGCGAGAAATTATGCGACTCTACCAGAGAGCCGCTGCCGATGTGGATAAGATTGAGCAAACGCCGTCAGCCGAGCAGGATCCCAGTTCAACTAGCAGCCACACATCACGGACGACAAGTAGTTCAAGTCAATCACAGCCGTCGCGATTGTTTCCCGTTTTGGAACCAGCGTCGCCGGTCTTTGGCGGTGGAAACGGAAGCAATTCTGACAGTCACAGCGGCTACGCTTTGAGCCCTGTCGCGTCACGCCCAGCGACCGCTAATGGTGCTACCGATCGAAGGCTGTCACCTTCGAGTAGACCCAATTTGCCTCCATGTAACACGTCATTTTAA
- the LOC124202081 gene encoding sorting nexin-25-like: protein MKMSSCLSLEMLEVKILSIWSGLIMVASIVVWFFTNSFVMFGFFAASLATSVIGMISVFSIVIMMSPNHSSSSTDSPKEIRKFQENIREMALTLQTVKNSLSDNPLIIMNRSVSTTLQNLMDLIFRDLLDSILKDITLPTSSMKNDAWEALHKFYCKISNIDPVQLITQDVVVRVTRHLEKIRLAQSNPENMRDKMISYNLSSFLRSPQSELELVRKLADVMIVNLFPRSYVDCFLLRHALGELLACQVLQPGIDSLCDPDTINQQLVLHLHRKQMMKKDYAYAASYEDFVSLIEDCDDLEELRQIRYNIATEIAQATTIGSMRRSKGTEPDQEFLLLGSNKIDLLQARNLKRYIKQLTYAKLQCERRLRVLGAPMSDFSRTSTSNSNFNDEMVPSFKTVMRNNNLRRQLELYLIQQGETQIGLLKFWLGTQELRRLDRKAALASAAHMFYTYINGSSQIIKLEKNLVKGMEGFITGDKGPEAFFQAQDQVWKVLEDRHYPSFLVVLTCQMTGRQGCETDSATDPLRERHFSWKEPWIADDESEDTAGVMEWSEQTQFAKSRMEQVDARLVIKLQAMTSLRSIAPDSSLVVALEKEVESLQTERREVESWLNQAESWAAHMGQWKATVGMPPQNPEEKENVRFPIELHLEDEAAMIAVASNNGSTSRKRVAMSWTVWRQVAEFYALISKLSLTCPWLKTSQLPAVSGKSLFGKLNDRAYLERAQDKLQGFLDTVMADDRLNKSEALFTFLHNTPVCLRQALVVDAPKKSNRFSLATLFKGDTPRESDDDAEQQQQQHDNNMATGADETDSLFQSAFSDDTRDGIAEPIYHLISEVFELRGVFGWLRRTLVTFVQITYGRTINRQLRDVISSLFTDQAVLGYVQLLVKTWWPDGSLLPAALLRSIDEKRRTKLEVRDLLVANIPDVFNQLLGHKNARRGTLKVLDALQDERLNKQLFYDILEVILKDGFPELSSL, encoded by the exons atgaaaatgtccAGTTGTCTCAGTTTAGAAATGCTGgaagttaaaattttaagtaTTTGGAGTGGGTTAATTATGGTAGCTTCAATTGTAGTTTGGTTCTTTACAAACAGCTTTGTTATGTTCGGGTTCTTTGCAGCTTCATTAGCTACTTCAGTCATTGGTATGATCTCTGTATTTTCAATTGTGATTATGATGTCTCCCAACCACTCTTCTAGCTCAACTGATAGtccaaaagaaataaggaaattcCAAGAAAATATAAGA gaGATGGCATTGACATTGCAAACTGTCAAAAATAGTCTTTCCGATAATCCACTAATAATTATGAACAGAAGTGTCAGTACAACATTGCAGAATTTAATGGATTTGATTTTCAGGGATTTGTTAGATTCTATTCTCAAAGACATTACTCTTCCAACTTCATCCATGAA GAATGATGCTTGGGAAGCCTTGCATAAATTTTACTGCAAAATTAGCAACATTGATCCAGTACAATTAATTACACaagatgttgttgttcgaGTTACGCgtcatttggaaaaaattcgcCTCGCCCAATCGAATCC GGAGAATATGCGAGATAAAATGATATCATATAATCTCTCATCTTTTCTACGGAGCCCTCAATCGGAATTGGAGTTGGTTCGAAAATTGGCGGACGTTATGATAGTGAATCTATTCCCACGATCCTACGTTGACTGTTTCCTTCTACGCCACGCTCTTGGAGAATTACTTGCTTGCCAAG ttttgcAACCAGGCATCGACAGCTTGTGTGATCCTGATACAATCAACCAGCAGTTAGTCTTGCACCTTCACCGAAAGcaaatgatgaagaaagatTACGCTTACGCAGCTAGTTACGaagattttgtttctcttattgaaGATTGCGATGATCTGGAAGAACTACGTCAAATAAG ATACAACATTGCAACGGAAATCGCTCAAGCTACCACCATTGGCTCTATGCGACGTTCTAAAGGAACAGAGCCTGATCAGGAATTCTTGCTCTTGGGTTCCAACAAAATTGATCTTTTACaa GCACGTAATTTAAAACGATACATTAAACAATTAACCTACGCAAAACTCCAGTGCGAAAGAAGACTTCGCGTTTTGGGGGCACCGATGAGTGACTTTTCTCGTACTTCCACATCCAATTCTAATTTCAACGATGAAATGGTTCCTTCTTTCAAGACCGTTATGAGGAACAACAACCTACGTCGACAACTTGAACTTTATCTTATTCAGCAAGGAGAAACTCAA ATTGGTCTTCTGAAATTTTGGTTGGGCACTCAGGAATTACGGAGGCTTGATCGCAAAGCAGCTCTTGCATCCGCAGCTCACATGTTTTATACGTATATTAATGGTAGCAGTCAAATAATCAAACTAGAGAAA AATTTGGTGAAAGGTATGGAAGGGTTTATTACTGGAGACAAAGGACCCGAGGCATTTTTTCAAGCACAAGATCAAGTATGGAAGGTGCTTGAGGATCGTCATTACCCGTCGTTCCTAGTTGTTCTCACTTGTCAGATGACGGGTCGTCAGGGTTGCGAGACGGATTCTGCAACAGATCCGCTTAGAGAGCGCCATTTTTCTTGGAAAGAACCATGGATCGCTGATGATGAGTCAGAGGACACAGCTGGCGTTATGGAATGGAGCGAACAGACTCAATTTGCTAAAAGTCGAATGGAGCAAGTTGATGCACGTCTCGTAATTAAACTTCAG GCAATGACTAGTTTACGCAGTATCGCTCCGGATAGCTCGTTGGTAGTTGctttagaaaaagaagttgagtcTTTACAGACGGAACGCCGTGAAGTCGAGAGTTGGCTCAACCAGGCCGAATCCTGGGCTGCTCACATGGGGCAATGGAAAGCGACAGTAGGGATGCCCCCACAG AATCCcgaagaaaaggagaatgTGCGATTTCCAATCGAATTGCACTTGGAGGATGAAGCAGCTATGATCGCCGTTGCTTCAAATAACGGATCGACGTCAA GAAAAAGAGTGGCTATGTCGTGGACCGTTTGGCGCCAGGTGGCGGAATTCTACGCGCTGATAAGCAAACTGAGTCTTACGTGTCCCTGGTTGAAAACGTCTCAACTGCCTGCTGTCTCGGGCAAGTCACTTTTTGGCAAGCTCAACGATCGAGCTTATTTGGAGCGAGCTCAAGATAAACTCCAGGGCTTCCTCGAC ACGGTAATGGCTGACGACCGTCTCAACAAAAGCGAAGCTCTCTTTACTTTCCTGCACAATACTCCTGTTTGCCTCCGCCAGGCGCTCGTCGTGGACGCACCCAAAAAATCGAACCGGTTCTCTCTCGCCACGCTATTTAAAGG GGACACGCCCCGAGAAAGTGATGATGACgcagagcaacaacaacaacaacacgataACAACATGGCGACAGGCGCGGATGAAACTGACTCGCTCTTCCAGTCAGCCTTCTCTGACGATACTCGTGATGGTATTGCCGAGCCAATTTATCATCTGATTAGCGAAGTCTTTGAACTTCGTGGAGTGTTTGGGTGGCTCCGCCGTACCCTAGTCACGTTTGTTCAAATCACTTATGGCCGCACCATTAATCG GCAACTACGGGATGTGATTTCTAGTCTTTTTACCGATCAAGCGGTGCTTGGTTATGTTCAGCTGCTAGTCAAGACATGGTGGCCAGATGGATCCTTACTCCCTGCCGCACTCCTACGAAGTATCGACGAAAAGCGAAGAACCAA ACTGGAAGTTCGAGACTTGCTTGTAGCAAACATTCCGGACGTCTTCAACCAATTGCTAGGCCACAAGAATGCCAGACGGGGAACCCTGAAGGTCTTGGACGCTCTTCAAGACGAGCGTCTGAACAAACAACTCTTTTACGATATCTTGGAAGTGATATTGAAAGATGGATTTCCCGAACTATCTTCCctctaa
- the LOC124202187 gene encoding retinol dehydrogenase 12-like: MGIITTSLGFGATLGGLFALRRWRENQWESCKTNKRLDGQVAIITGATSGLGKVLAEDLVNRGATVVLACRNLIEAREVVAEIKQQYLGAQLDVVELDLSSLESVKKCAAILLERYDHINILINNAGVSIPTKMGIKTTEGFEINFGVNHLGHFLLTNLLVDRLIASAPSRIVIVSSKLHEQGSMDWEAFEGTKDFEEGKRGPNAAYCSSKLANVLFGTKLAEKLQNHGVNVYTVCPGWNYTKLFRYSSVPFYSWIAIIPIAFWFMKPARIGVQTLIHCAVSEETENETGLFYRDCKVYQSQLKASSNSTIINKLWELSCKMCKIEW; encoded by the exons ATGGGAATCATAACTACCAGTCTAGGATTCGGAGCAACTCTCGGAGGTTTATTTGCACTACGACG GTGGAGGGAAAATCAGTGGGAATcatgtaaaacaaacaaaaggctTGATGGGCAAGTGGCCATTATAACAGGAGCCACATCTGGATTAGGGAAAGTTCTAGCTGAAGATTTGGTAAACAGAGGAGCAACTGTTGTTTTAGCCTGCCGTAATCTTATTGAAGCCAGGGAAGTGGTTGctgaaatcaaacaacaatacCTTGGAGCTCAATTG GATGTTGTTGAGTTGGATCTCAGTTCACTGGAATCTGTAAAGAAGTGTGCAGCTATTCTACTTGAACGATATGATCATATAAATATACTCATCAATAATGCTGGAGTGTCTATCCCAACTAAAATGGGGATAAAAACAACTGAAGgctttgaaattaattttggagTAAATCATCTTGGCCATTTCTTACTAACAAATCTGTTGGTAGACAGGTTAATAGCTTCAGCCCCAAGCAG AATTGTGATTGTTTCATCAAAATTACATGAGCAAGGATCAATGGATTGGGAAGCATTTGAAGGTACAAAGGACTttgaagaaggaaagagaggTCCTAATGCTGCCTATTGCAGTTCAAAATTGGCAAATGTATTATTTGGAACAAAGCTAGCCGAAAAACTCCAA AATCACGGAGTAAATGTTTATACGGTTTGCCCAGGGTGGAATTATACTAAG CTTTTCCGCTATTCATCAGTACCATTTTATTCATGGATAGCCATTATACCGATTGCATTTTGGTTTATGAAGCCTGCTCGAATT GGCGTTCAAACTCTGATCCACTGTGCAGTATCAGAGGAAACGGAAAATGAAACGGGACTTTTTTATCGTGACTGCAAGGTTTATCAAAGTCAACTTAAAGCTAGCTCAAATTCCACAATCATTAACAAATTATGGGAGCTAAGCTGTAAAATGTGTAAGATTGAATGGTAG
- the LOC124202202 gene encoding probable N-acetyltransferase san, with protein MTRATIELGDVTPHNLQQLKRLNQVVFPVSYNDKFYKDILEAGELAKLAYYNDIVVGAVCCRIDILDGSRRLYIMTLGCLAPYRKRGIGAKMLEHVLNYVEKDGDFHSIFLHVQVNNQSAIDFYKKFGFEIVETKEQYYKRIEPADAHVLMKLLRPQRSLSEPEK; from the exons ATGACCAG ggCAACAATAGAACTGGGGGATGTCACACCTCACAACCTACAACAACTGAAACGATTGAATCAAGTGGTATTTCCAGTTTCCTACAACGACAAGTTCTATAAAGATATTCTAGAAGCAGGAGAATTGGCTAAGCTAG CATACTATAATGACATTGTGGTGGGAGCTGTATGCTGTAGGATCGATATTTTAGATGGATCAAGAAGATTGTACATCATGACCCTGGGATGCCTAGCTCCATACAGGAAAAGGGGTATTGGTGCCAAAATGTTGGAACATGTCCTAAACTACGTGGAAAAGGATGGGGATTTTCATAGCATTTTTct CCATGTTCAAGTTAACAACCAAAGTGCAATTGACTTCTACAAGAAATTTggctttgaaattgttgaaacaaaagaacaatacTACAAGAGAATTGAGCCAGCTGATGCACATGTGCTGATGAAACTTTTAAGGCCACAAAGAAGTCTTAGTGAAccagaaaaatga
- the LOC124202195 gene encoding meiotic nuclear division protein 1 homolog yields MTSKKRGLSLEEKRKGMMEIFYEKKDFFQLKELEKIAPKEKGIVQGTVKDVIQSLVDDGMVDTDKIGTSIYFWAFPSKAINAKKQKLVQLENSSQQLKKLRVDVEAKLAEKRVGQQDDDTKDELLQKLKEAQVQNAELKRSLIEYQELDPDELEKLKAESQVSLEAANRWTDNIFAVKSWCKSKFFMEDNQLNKAFGIPEELDYL; encoded by the exons ATGACATCCAAAAAACGTGGACTTAGCCTGGAGGAGAAACGTAAAGGCatgatggaaattttttatgaaaagaaagaCTTCTTCCAGCTTaaagaattagaaaaaattgccccaaaagaaaaaggaattgtACAAGGAACAGTAAAAGATGTGATTCAAAGTTTGGTGGATGATGGAATGGTTGATACAGACAAAATTGGCACATCAATTTATTTCTGGGCCTTTCCTAGTAAGGCAATCAatgcaaaaaaacagaaactagTGCAACTGGAAAATTCTAGTCAACAACTGAAGAAGTTGAGAGTTGATGTTGAAGCAAAGTTGGCAGAAAAAAGA GTTGGACAACAGGATGATGATACAAAAGACGAATTATTACAAAAGTTAAAGGAAGCACAAGTACAAAACGCTGAATTGAAAAGAAGTCTGATTGAATACCAAGAACTTGATCCTgatgaacttgaaaaactaaaagcaGAATCTCAG GTTTCTTTGGAGGCTGCGAACCGTTGGACAGATAATATTTTCGCCGTCAAATCCTGGTgcaaatcaaagttttttatGGAAGATAACCAATTAAACAAAGCATTTGgaattccggaagaattgGACTATTTGTAG
- the LOC124202177 gene encoding prostaglandin E2 receptor EP3 subtype-like: MHTKLEVGCEFNNCTSVTSPGANIASPITSSLFGILGNAIALVTVHQMKLERHRTVFFVFIAGLAFADLVGIFLTTFPVLLVYSHGYYFGGPMMCNYHAFTMVTFGILTPMIACAMSLERYFGIRHGYFYMLHFSPQRARMALLSLWLVAIIFSALPIFGFGQYAIQYPGTWCFLNLHPENAIDAAYSITFAVLNLLLIGVMIICNIGVQCTLVALRCQRSSADRADRFRRTHRSPQQEELEVQMMFVLLAITIVFTLCWTPLQFQILKNQFYEHKTASDHAGDLLAIRLASINQIIDPWVYILCKKLCFRRGCTCWKTNWGSIKRSLSQKEFIGTSSLRSALVHFRAQQPPTRSASRSCSRCRQKRVEVEVEAGETVNLGEVNHFSSSLSNAVIGYDSTSKSTSLPNNASPAPTAILISGSEGGTESSASHEIPIPIFTSSQYSIQRRRTRSTPRSSRQEERQPPAADLTDTMTNANNMSKARIFSNDGGEEKVSAIGRRRHSWCCSNGRFPMTVKRFATQSTQTIDETQTKYSRTNIMTDLNA, from the exons ATGCATACCAAATTAGAGGTGGGATGTGAGTTCAACAATTGCACATCGGTTACTTCTCCAGGAGCCAACATCGCATCTCCTATAACGTCGTCTCTATTTGGTATTCTAG gTAATGCAATAGCGCTGGTTACTGTACACCAAATGAAGCTGGAAAGACATAGGACAGTGTTCTTCGTCTTTATCGCTGGATTGGCTTTCGCTGATCTTGTTGGGATATTCCTTACGACCTTTCCCGTTCTGCTTGTTTATAGTCACGGTTACTACTTTGGCGGA CCGATGATGTGCAACTACCACGCATTCACCATGGTGACTTTCGGAATCTTAACTCCCATG ATTGCTTGTGCTATGTCGCTAGAACGGTATTTTGGAATACGACACGGATACTTCTACATGCTTCATTTCAGCCCTCAAAGAGCTAG AATGGCATTACTGAGCCTGTGGCTTGTGGCTATCATTTTCTCGGCCCTTCCTATCTTTGGGTTTGGCCAGTACGCTATTCAATATCCGGGAACTTGGTGCTTCCTCAACCTTCATCCGGAAAACGCAATCGATGCAGCTTATTCGATTACATTCGCTGTCCTCAACTTACTTCTTATTGGTGTTATGATCATATGCAACATTGGAGTGCAAT GCACTTTGGTGGCACTACGCTGTCAACGAAGCTCGGCGGATCGGGCGGATCGTTTCCGTCGGACCCACCGCAGTCCACAGCAGGAGGAACTAGAAGTGCAAATGATGTTCGTCCTCCTTGCCATCACTATTGTCTTTACTTTGTGCTGGACACCCCTACAA TTTCAGATATTAAAAAACCAATTCTACGAGCACAAAACGGCATCTGACCATGCTGGAGACTTGCTGGCTATCCGACTGGCTTCCATTAACCAGATAATAGACCCTTGGGTCTACATTCTCTGCAAAAAG TTATGTTTTCGTAGAGGGTGCACTTGCTGGAAGACAAATTGGGGTTCCATCAAACGCAGTCTGAGTCAGAAAGAGTTTATTGGCACCTCATCGCTCCGTTCGGCCTTGGTACACTTTCGAGCACAA CAACCACCGACAAGGTCGGCAAGTCGCTCGTGTTCCCGATGTCGACAAAAACGAGTAGAAGTAGAGGTGGAAGCTGGTGAAACTGTTAATCTGGGTGAAGTTAACCATTTCTCCTCAAGTTTGAGCAACGCTGTAATTGGCTACGACTCGACCAGTAAAAGTACTTCATTGCCCAACAACGCTAGCCCCGCTCCTACCGCAATTCTAATAAGTGGCTCAGAGGGAGGCACAGAAAGCTCCGCAAGTCACGAGATTCCTATTCCGATTTTTACATCTTCCCAATACTCAATTCAACGTCGAAGAACTCGTTCCACACCGCGTTCAAGTAGACAAGAAGAGCGTCAGCCTCCAGCTGCAGATTTAACTGACACCATGACCAACGCGAATAACATGTCGAAAGCAAGGATTTTTTCTAATGATGGCG gagaagaaaaagtttctgcGATTGGGCGACGTCGTCACTCTTGGTGTTGTTCAAACGGCCGTTTTCCTATGACAGTGAAACGATTCGCTACTCAAAGTACTCAAACCATCGatgaaacacaaacaaaatattcaagaACAAATATAATGACTGATTTAAATGCATGA